CTTTGCTTCCAATCTCTTTTCAACATCATTGGTATTTAATATCTCTCCTACTTTTAAATCGATTTATCTGGCATGACTTGCTATTAGAGTTGATCATGCATAGGGCTAGGACTGAGTCGGTTTTACTGGCCAACCGACCCATTATCAACTAatcgataatcaaccatcaatcgACCCACAAAATCGGGTCAATAATCTCAACCAGATGCTCAAAAGTCAATtggttgataaaaaaaaaattgggccAAAAGCCCAACTAATTACAGCACAAGCCCCGCCTGGTACTGCTATAATTTGACCAGGCCTACAATGACAAAAGCGCAAAGCAAAATACGGTGAACATGCATTATTTCTTCAAGAGTATACGAAAGATTTCGGTGTTAAAAGTGTAACAATCCTTATCTTCCGATGctgtaaagtataattaacctaaaaatatatataaatgacaaGTACCAAAtttttatttgcatcaaatCAGTGAAACATGCATTATTTCTTCAAGAGTACATGTTGTGTGAAACTTTTGATTGAAGGAAACAGCTGAAAATGATAGCAAAGCTGAAAGACAATTCTAGAATGTTTTTCAGAGTTCATCCTTGATGGGAGATGATGAAGGTGCCTTAGGATTGGTGGAAGATTTCTTGATGGGATATGAAGCCTCCATTGCAATGCCACAGAGACCTTCTTTGTCCGAGATTCCGCGCTCCATCCTTATGTAACCCTTCTCTCCCCATTCACCTCCCCATGAGTTCCTCACAATCCAGTACTTGGTTCCATCAAGAGTTGTTCCATACCCAACAATTGCCACTCCATGGTCCAGCTCTGTTCCACATTTTCCAGTAAATACTCCCTGCCACCAGACCATATTCCATCAAATTAAAGACAAACTGTCTAATTTTTCATCCAAATATCCGAGCTGCTAAGTTATACGCAtaggatttcatgtgcatcgTGTGGGACATGTGGAACCTATGAATTCACTTGGATTCTATGCGTCTAACTCAGCCGTTGGGATAACTAGGATACCAATTACTGagttctttattatttttctttttcatcataTATAGATGATATCTTTGTTGAAACAGaagttttttctttaattaaatCGACTTTTCACATGTTTTACCTCTGAGTAAAACTGGAAATCTGAACCTCCAGCATCTATGGCCACCGATACAGGTTGGTTTGCAGCAGCCTTAAGCAGCGCATCCTCGTCATTCTCCGGTACAGTCTCGTGCCCATCAATTGACACTGCAGGAGCTTTCGCCTGCAAGTTCCATCTTGCAAGTAAGTAAATATAAGAGCAGTagtgaaacatatatatatatatatacacgtgtgTGTGCGCTTGTCTAACGAGTAATTTATACCTTTGAAGCATCGCAACTTCCATCTTCAGCTTCATAAGGGTAATTAGACTCCGTAGTTATGCCTCCCTTCTTCTTAATGAACTCAAAAGCATACTCCATGAGCCCTCCATTGCACCCTTGGTTCTGTTGTGTGTCACAGTCTATCAATTCTTGTTCAGACAAAGTTACTAGCTTGTTGGTCTTAATGTAATTGATCCCCTCAACTGCCACAACGGTTGAAAACGCCCAGCAACTACCTACATATGCAtcccaaaagaaaatttaaagcaACAATGATCGAGAAAATATGTTCAAACACATGACATAt
This sequence is a window from Tripterygium wilfordii isolate XIE 37 chromosome 8, ASM1340144v1, whole genome shotgun sequence. Protein-coding genes within it:
- the LOC120004389 gene encoding vignain-like; this translates as MKKLYLVVGLFALVLSIAESFDFHEKELESDDSLWDLYERWRSHHTVSRSIVEKHERFNVFKENVKHVHRTNKMDKPYKLKLNKFADLTNHEFKSMYAGSKIKHHRTFRGAPSASGSFMYANVESVPPSVDWRKKGAVAAVKDQGQCGSCWAFSTVVAVEGINYIKTNKLVTLSEQELIDCDTQQNQGCNGGLMEYAFEFIKKKGGITTESNYPYEAEDGSCDASKAKAPAVSIDGHETVPENDEDALLKAAANQPVSVAIDAGGSDFQFYSEGVFTGKCGTELDHGVAIVGYGTTLDGTKYWIVRNSWGGEWGEKGYIRMERGISDKEGLCGIAMEASYPIKKSSTNPKAPSSSPIKDEL